A segment of the Bradyrhizobium sp. CCBAU 53340 genome:
CGCGTGGTGCTCGCCGTAATAGAAGTTGAGGTTGCGCACCGTCACCTTGGCTGGCGCTTCGGGCAGCGGCTGCTGCGCGGCGAGGTGAGCGTTGGAGCTCACGGATACGGACAGGTCGGTCATTTTGCGGTCCTCTCGGCACCGAGGATGCGGGCGCCAATGTTCAGGGCAAGCACAGTGAGCGTGATCAGCAGGGCGCCGCTCCAGGCGAGTTGCTTCCAATAAGCGTAGGGGCTCTGCACGAAATTGTTGATGGTCACGGGCAGGTTCGCCATCGTCTTGTTCAGGCCGAGGCTGAAGAACTGGTTCGACAGCGCAGTGAACAGCAGCGGCGCCGTCTCGCCGGCGACGCGGGCGGTGGCGAGCAGCACGCCGGTGATGAGGCCCGATCGGGCCGCACGATAGGCGATCCGCTTGATCACCAGCGAGCGCGGCAGGCCGAGCGCGGACGCCGCCTCACGCAGTGCGTTCGGCACCAAGAGCAGCATGTCCTCGGTCGTGCGTAGCACCACCGGGATGACGATGACGGCAAGCGCCAGCGAGCCTGCGATCGCCGAGAAGCCGCGCATCGGCACCACCACCGCGCCGTAGATGAACAGGCCGATGATGATCGAGGGCGCCGACAGCAGGATGTCGTTGATGAAGCGGATCACCGAGGTCAGCTTGTCGTTGCGACCGTATTCGGCGAGATAGGTGCCGGCGAACAGGCCGAGCGGCGCGCCGACACCGACGCCGATCACGGTCATGATCAGCGAGCCGACAATGGCGTTGCGCAGGCCGCCTTCGGTCGAGCCCGGAGGCGGGGTATCCGCGACGAACAGGTCGAGGTTGAGGCCGGCGAGGCCGTTGTAGAGCAGCGTGAGCAGGATCAGCGCGAGCCAGGTGACGCCGAAGGCGGCGGCACCGATGCAGAGCCCGCGGACGACGATATCCTTGCGGCGGCGGCGTGCGTAAATCGGGTTCATGTCACTTCCCCGCCTTCTTTTCCAGACGCAGCAGCATCAGCCGCGCGCCGGCGAGCACGAAGAACGTCAACACGAACAGCAACAGGCCGAGCAGGATCAGGCCGGACTGGTGCAGGCCGTCGCTCTCGGCGAATTCGGACGCGATCGCCGCCGAGATCGTGGTGCCCGGCGCGAAGATCGACGACGAGATGCGGAACGAGTTGCCGATGATGAAGGTCACCGCCATGGTCTCGCCGAGGGCGCGGCCCAGCGCCAGCATGACGCCGCCGATGATGCCGACGCGGGTGTAGGGGATCACGACGCTGCGCACGACCTCCCAGGTGGTGCAGCCGACGCCGTAAGCCGCTTCCTTGAGCACCGGCGGCACCGTCTTGAACACGTCGACCGAGATCGAGGTGATGAAGGGCAGCACCATGATGGCGAGGATCAGCGCGGCGTTGAACAAGCTGAGATAGGACGGGGGACCTGCGAAGATCGCGCCCAGCACGGGGATGCCGTCGAAGATCTTGATCATGAAGGGCTGGAAGGTGTTGGCCAGGAACGGGCCCAGCACGAAGAAGCCCCACATGCCGTAGATGATCGAGGGAATGCCGGCGAGCAGCTCGACCGCCATGCCGATCGGGCGGCGCAGCCATTGCGGGCAGAGTTCGGTGAGGAAGATCGCGATGCCGATCCCGACGGGAATGGCGATCAGCATGGCGATGAAGGAGGTGACGAGCGTGCCGTACATCGGTCCGAGCGCGCCGAGCACGGGCGGATCCGCCGACGGGGCCCAGCGCTGCGTCCACAGGAACGCGAAGCCGTATTCCTTCATCGCCGGGACGGCGCCAATGATCAGCGAGATGATGATGCCGCCGAGAATGAGAAGGACCGAAATCGCGCTGAGGCGCGTGATCCAGTAGAACGTGACATCGCCGAGCTTGAACGCGCTCAAGGCCTTGGCGCGGTCATACGGTCCGGCGTCGTCGATTACATCGCTCTGAACAGCCATCTCTGCCACGCCGATCCCCTGTACCAATAATATACGTTCTTGTTTGGTCTCGCGCCCCGGATAGAGCGCGATACTGATCCGGGGCCGAGAAGCCGCGCGGTCCGCGATGCGGCCATGGAGGTCGCACCGCGTCCCGGGAGCAAGGAGCTTAGCTCTTGATGTCAGCCGACCAGGTCTTCTCGATCAGCTTCACGACGTTGTCGGGCATCGGGATGTAGTCGAGCTCTTCGGCGGACTTCGCACCCTTTTCGAAGGCGAACTTGAAGAACTTCAGCGCTTCCTGCGATGCAGCCTTGTCGACGGCTTCCTTGTGCATCAGCACGAAGGTCGTCGCGACGATCGGCCAGGACTTGTCGCCGGGCTGGTCGGTGAGGATCAGGTAGTAGCCCGGAGCGCTGGTCCAGTCGGCGTTGGACGCGGCGGCCTGGAACGCCTCGTTGGTCGCGTCGACGGTCTTGCCGGCCTTGTTGACCATCTTGGTGTAGGTCAGCTTGTTCTGCTTGGCATAGGCGTATTCGACATAACCGATCGAATTCTTGGTCTGGGCGATATTGCCGGCAACGCCTTCGTTGCCCTTGGCGCCGACGCCAACCGGCCACTCGACGGCGGTGCCTTCACCGACCTTGCTCTTCCAGTCGGCGCTGGTCTTGGAGAGATAGTTGGTGAAGTTGAAGGTGGTGCCCGAACCGTCCGCGCGGTGAACGACCGAGATCGCTTCCGACGGCAGCTTGGCATTCGGGTTCAGCTTCTTGATCGCAGCGTCGTCCCACTTGGTGATCTTGCCGACGAAGATGTCGGCGAGGGTGGCGCCGTCGAGGACGATCTCGCCGGCCTTGATGCCTTCGATGTTAACGACCGGGACGATACCGCCCATGACCATCGGCCACTGGGCAAAGCCGTCCTTCTGGAGCTGATCCGCCTTCAACGGAGCGTCGGTCGCGCCGAAGGTCACGGTCTTGGCCTGGATCTGCTTGATGCCAGCGCCGGAGCCGATCGACTGGTAGTTAACGCCGTTGCCCGACTCCTTTTTGTAAGCATCCGCCCACTTGGAGAGGACGGGGAAAATGAAGGTCGAGCCGGCACCGGTGATGTCGGCGGCAAACGCCGTCGTCGTCGTTGCGGCGACCAAGCCGGCAGCGACGATGGTCTTGAGGAAATTCATGCTGGTCTCCATACAGGGGAGCGAAGCGCCATTCGCGCCCGATCGCGCTCCCCGTGCCGCCCCTTTAGGAGCGGTCGGCTGAGCTTTTACGAAGGTTTCGTGACAGTCGGATGACAGATGCAAGCGATTGAAATCGCTTGCTTTTATGGCTTAAACTAAAGTCTTAGCCGGGGGAAAACAGGCGGTGAAAGTCGCGCCCTGTTTGGGCACGCTTTCGATCAAAAGACGGCCGCGGTGACGGTTAAGAATATGTTTCACCAGCGATAATCCGAGGCCGGTTCCACCCTGGGAGCGGCTGTCGCCGACATCAACCCGGTAGAACCGCTCGGTCAGGCGCGGCAGGTGCTCGGGTGCGATGCCGGGTCCGAAATCCCGCACCATGACCCGGATTTCCTGACTCGCATCGGCAGGCGTCGGCAGAGTCAGCGAGACGATGACGCGCCCGCCGGAGGCGCCGTATTTGAGCGCGTTTTCGATCAGGTTTTCGAACAGGCGGAGCAGCTCCTCGCGGTCGCCGGCGATCATGACCGGGCCGTCAGGCAAATGGGTCTCGACCTCGACCTGGCGCTCGCGCGCCAGCGGCTCAAGCCCGTCGGCGACCTGGAAGATGATCGGCAGAAGGTCGACCAGGGTGTCGGGCCGCACATGGGCCGACAGCTCGACCCGCGACAACGAGAGCAGATCGTCGATCAGGCGTGCCATGCGGGTGGCCTGATTGTGCATGATGCCGAGGAAACGCTCGCGCGCCTTGGGATCGTCCTTGGCCTGGCCCTGGAGCGTGTCGATGAAGCCGGAGAGGGCCGCCAGCGGCGTGCGCAATTCGTGGCTGGCATTGGCGACGAAATCGGCGCGCATCTCCTCGACCCGGCGCAGCGGCGTCTGGTCGTGGAAGGTCATCAGCATGCATTTGTCGGCGCCGCCGAAATTGGTCGGCACCGGCACCGGGGTGATGATCAGCTCCATCCAGCGATCGACCGGAACATGGTCGAGATAGGTCGCGCGCCGCGGCTCCGTGGTGGCAATGGACTCGCGCAGCGCCGTGATGATCTCCGGCGAGCGGAGCGCGAACTGGGCGAGCTCGTTCTTGCGCAGCGCCGGCGCGAGCTGGGCGGCGGCGGTATTGAGGTGGATGACGCGGCCGGCGCGGTCGAGCAGCACCGCCGGATCCGGCATCCCGGCGACGACGGCGGCCACAGCGGCACTCTCGACCGGATTGACGCGCCTGACGTCCTCGCGCGAGGCGGCGGTATCATGCAGCCGCCAGGGGATCAGCGCGGCGGCCGCGATACTGAGAAATATGATCGCGGCGTGCAGCGCCGCCAATTCGCCGAGCGAGACCACGATCGACAGCGCCAGCGCAGCAGCGATCAGGATGATCGTCGAGTGCCGCAGCCGGTCGGACCAGGGCTGGGCGGGGGGAGAAGATGGGGCGTCGATCGCCATCGGGGCGGACTTCTCCTAGAGCTTGCGCCGGTCAGGCGCCGCTGTCGCTGCGCTTTCTCACATAAGCGGCTTCAGGCGGTGGACCTGGATCGAGCTTGAGCGCCGCCTGCTGCAGGCGCTTCGATCGGGCGCCGATGATAACCTCGCGAAACGTCAGCAAGATTACAGAGATGACGAAAGGGGAGAGATAATAGAGGACCCGGAACAGCAGCATGCCGCCGAGCAGTTCCTCGCGATCCATCTGCCAGAGGCCAACCAGCATGGCGGCGTCGAACACCCCGAGCCCGCCAGGCGAATGGCTGGCGAAGCCGAGCAGCGTCGCCGAGACGAAAATGACAGCGACGACGACGAAGCCGAGATTGGGCTCGTCAGGAACCAGCACATACATCGCAAGCGCGCAGAAACCGAGATCGATGATGCCGATGGCGATCTGGAGCAGCGTCAGCGGGCCGCCGGGCAGCACCACGGTCCAGGGTCCGCGTCCGACCACCCGCGCCTGGGTCCAGACCCAGACCACATAGCCGACCAGCCCAGCAAGGATCATCATCGCCAGCGTGCGGTTCAGCCAGGGTGGCAGCAGATCGATCGAGGCGGCCGCCTCCGGATGATAGGAAATGCCGAGACCGAGCACCGCGGCGTTGCCGAGCCAGAAGGTGAGACCGGCGAGAAAGCAGATCTTTGCGACGTCGATCGCGTTGAGGCCGTAGGCCGAATAGATGCGATAGCGTACCGCGCCGCCGGTGAAGACGGATGCGCCGACATTGTGGCCGATCGAATAGCTGGTGAAGGCGGCGAGTGCGTTGATGCGATAGGGCACGTGGGCATGACCGATCGCGCGCACGGCGAACCAATCGTAGAAGGTCAGCGTGAAATAGCCTGCGGTGACGAACAGCGCCGCCATCCCGATCTGGCTCGGCTCGGTGCTCTTGATCGCCTCGATCACCTCGTTCATGTCGATGCCGCGCAGCATGTGGTAGAGCACATAGCAAGCGATGCCGATGACCGCGACGCTGATCACAACTCCAAGCTTATGCAGGATTTGCTTCTGGCGCAGAAACGTCATCGCCCTGCGTATGGCTTCCAGCATCTAGACCTCGAATAACGCTTCAGCGGCCAGGGTGGCCGGCGAACAGGCGAATGACGCACAGGCATTCGACGACCCCTCGCCGCCGGCTCTGGCATCGCGCATGCCCCCCGCCCCTCCAGTAGCGCGTTTTGCGGCGGAGTGGAATTCGCCAATGTGAACAAAATCACGTGCCTTCAATGTTTTAGGCAGGCTGCAGGCTCCTGATGCACGATTTGGCGCTTTCGGCGGCAAGACTTGACGCGAATCTCCACGGCAATCCTGCGCAGACGCCGTGAAGTTTTGATGATTTCGACCGGACAATGTTCCGTCACGGCTTAAGTCGAAATCAATCTATGGACCGCATCCGGCTGTTGAAAGAGGTCCACCGCGCCGGCGGCTGCGGCAACGCGCGGCCCGGGCCTTGCTTCGCGTCATCAGGGTGCACCGCGACATGACATGGCAAAGCGCAGACGCGCGGCCGTCCACTGGGGCCGGCCGCGCGAAACATACTACTCGGAGGTAGCGGCCTTCTCCGGCTGCAAGCTGCGGACGCACCGCCTCGATGCCGGCGATCCAGCCGGCGACGAAGCGACCGATGGCCTCCGGATGATCCCCCAACCAGTTAGAAAACTTTTGGACGACAGATCAGGCCGCGGGCTGGGTGCGCGAGACCACCCAATAGCGCAGGCATGCCCCGACGGTGCAGCCGACGAGGTAGCAAGCAAACATGATCAGGCCGAGATCGAGCCAGTAGCCGAAGCGGCCCGGGACGACATGGGCGAGCGAAGCTGCGACCAGGCCTGCGACGAGCGCCGCGAGCCAGCGCGCGGTGACTTTCGAAGTGCCGTTGCCGCGCTGGACCACGGAGATCCAGCCCATGCAGAAGCCAAGCAGGACCGAGCCGATCAGCCAGCCCATATGGAACGAGACGAGATAGGGCATCATCACCTCACCAGAAATTCGATGCGGCGGTTTTGCGCCTTGCCGTCGTCGGTGTCGTTGCCGGCGACGGGCTGCGTCGAGCCATAGCCGATCGCGGAGAAACGATCCGCCGGCAGCCCGGCCTTGACCAGATAGTCAATCACCGCCTGGGCGCGCTTTTCGGACAGCGCCTGGTTGTAGGAATCCTCGCCGTCGGAATCGGTGTGGCCGGCGACCTCGATATTGGTGGTCGGGCAGCGCAGCGCCGTCTCGATCAGATGATCGAGGATGCCGGCGGAGTCGGGGTCGATGTCGGCACGCTTGGTGGCGAAGCGGATCTTGCCCTTGGCCAGCAGCTCCGAGAACAATTGCTGGCAGACGGTGCCGTCGACCGGCCCGGCGGCGGGCTTCACGGTGATTTCGGGCTTGTATTGCCAGTTTTTCGGAAAATCCTTGCCGAGGCCGGCGCGGATGTCATTGGCCGCGCCTTCGTACAGCGCATCGCCCGACAGCTTGACCTCGCGATCCGAGACCACAAGCGTGCCGGTCGACAGCCGCGACAGCGCGCCGAGCGCTGCGATCACGGCGGTGTTGAACGAGCCGGGCGCGCCGATGCTGGCCTTGAGGTTGTCGACCACTTTCTCGGTGAAGAATTTTCGCGACGCGCTGCTTGCGATCGCTGCGTGGACGTTGTTGTCGGGCACGTAACCGGTCAGCGTCACGGTGGCGGCGACCGGATCCTTGTAGGCCTGGAAGATGTAAGGCGGCGCCTTGATATCGTTGGCCGCGACCGAAAAACCTTCGGGCAGATTCTTCAGCGCGGCCGCAATCGCCTCGCGGCCGCCAAGGTCGCGCGCCATGCCCGACAGATTGACGTTGGTGTCTGATATCGTGATCTTGCCGTCCTTCAGCTTGCCGATCTGGTCGAGCAGCAGCATCGCGGCCGCCTCGAACCGCGGCGGCGCGCCACGCGCCAGGCCCATCTGATCGGCAACCTCCGTCCCCGCCACCTCCTTGCGCGCGGCCTCGGTCAGCCGTGCCTTCATCGACGGCAGCGGCGCGGAGCCCGACAGCGTTACACGCACGACGTCACGCTCGGCATTCCAGACGAAGGGCTTGGCTTCGGCAACGAGGCGGGTCTGGTCGTCGACCAGCCGCACGCCGGGAACCATCTCGACCGTCAGCACGGCGTCACGGCGACCCTCCTCGGAGAAGGCATCCGCGGCCAGGCTGACGTCGCGGCCGTCGACCGCGATCCGGGTCTTGTCCAGAACGGTGTCCTTGAGCGCGGCCGAGCTGCGGGCCGACAAGTCGGCCTCGACAGGCAAGGTATTATTCCAGGCCGCAAATCCCCACATGACGGCCAGGGGAATCAGCCCCGGCCACCATTTGCTGGCCCACCTGAAAAGCATCTGCATTCGACGACCCGAACTCTGGAACCGGAGACAAAACAAACCCTTGGCAGGCTGTCAAACCGGAAATGGGGCCGTTTCCGGGGCCGCTCGTGGACAATTGGAATAACTTTTTCTTCAAGGGTCATTCCCTAGAGTTGTGGGCGGAATGCCCAGGGGTCGGCCGGCCGGTCATGAGACTACTCCGTAACAACGTCATTCGCGCCGGGCTGGGGGCACTCTACTTCAGCGGGGCGCATCATCTGCTGCGCCCGCTGCTGGCGGGCGTGGGCGCCATTTTCATGCTCCACCACGTCCGGCCGGCCCGCGAGGGCGCGTTCCGGCCGAATCGGCATCTGGAGGTCACCCCGGACTTCCTGCGCGCGGCCTTGCGCCATCTGCGCGCGCGCGAGATCGATATCGTCAGCATGGATGAGCTGCACGAGCGGCTGGTCCAGGGCCGCTTCGGCCGCCGCTTCGCGGCCTTCACCCTCGACGACGGCTATCGCGACAACAGGGACTACGCCCTGCCGGTGCTGCGCGAATTTGACGCGCCCGCGACCATCTACGTCGCCAGCGACTTCGCCGAAGGCAAGGGACGGCTGTGGTGGACGGCGCTGGAGGCCGTGATCGCCAAGGCCGAACGGATCGACGTCAGAATGGGCCACTCCGCGCTGCGGCTCGATGCATCGACGCCGGCCGCAAAGCAGGCGGCGTTCGATCGCCTGCATGACTGGCTGCGCGCGCTGCCGGGCGAGCATGATCTCAAGCGCGAGATCGAGGCGCTCTGCGCTGCGCATGGCGTCGATATGGAAGCGCTGTGCCGCAGCCTCTGCCTGTCCTGGGACGAGGTGAAACGGCTTGCTTCCGATCCGCTCGTGACGATCGGCGCCCACACCATCAGCCATTGCAATCTCGCCAGGCAGAGCGAGGAGATCGCCGCGCAGGAGATGGTGGTGAGCCGGGTGCGGATCGAGAACGCGCTGGAGCGCGAGGTGCTGCATCTCGCTTATCCCTATGGCGACCGCGAAGCGGCAGGGACGCGCGAATTCGCGCTGGCCGCATCCGCCGGCTTCAAGACCGCGGTGACGACACGGCCCGGCATGCTGTTTGCCGAGAACGCCGATCACATGACCGCGTTGCCGCGCGTTTCGCTCAACGGAAATTACCAGGATGCGCGCATCCTGCCGGTGCTGACATCGGGCGCCGCGACCGCGATGTGGAACGGCTTTCGTCGGATCGCGGCAGCTTGATGATCGTCCCGGTGAGGGCCGGGACGACACCGAGTTGACTCCCTTCCCCGCGGCGCTCAAAACGAGCGCCAACTCAAGGGAGGCACCATGTTCAACGATCTGTTTTCGCTCAAAGGCCGCATTGCTCTCGTGACCGGCGGCTCGCGCGGCATCGGCAAGATGATCGCGGCCGGATTCCTCGGTGCCGGAGCGGCGAAGGTCTATATCACCGCGCGCAAGGCCGGGCCTTGCGAAGCCACCGCGAAAGAGCTGTCAGCACAATATGACGGGGAATGCATCGCACTGCCGATCGACATCTCCACCGTCGAAGGCTGCAACAAGCTGGCCGGCGAAATCATCAAGCTGGAGCCGAAGCTCGACATCCTCGTCAACAATGCGGGCGCAGCCTGGGGCGCCGAGTTCGACGAATTCCCCGAAAGCGGCTGGGACAAGGTGATGGACCTCAACGTCAAGTCGCTGTTCTTCCTGACCAAGGCGCTGGCCGAGCCGTTGCGCGCGGCGGCCTCGCATGAGCGGCCGGCCAAGGTCATCAACATCGCCTCGGTCGACGGCATCTTCGTCAATCCGAGCGAGACCTATTCCTACGCCGCGAGCAAGGCCGCGGTGATCCATCTGACGCGGCGCATGGCGACGAAGCTGATCAAGGACAACATCAACGTCACCGCGATCGCGCCGGGCGCGTTCAAATCCGACATGAACCGCGCCGCGCGCGACCATTCGGACGAAGTCGCAAAACGCATTCCGTCGCGGCGCATCGGCACCGACGAGGACATGGCGGGCGTTGCGATCTATCTCGCCTCGCGTGCGGGCGATTACGTGGTCGGCAACACCATCGCGGTGGATGGCGGCGTAGTTTACGCGAATGCGGGGCTGGAGATCGCGGGGTGAGCGGCAGAGTTCGGCGCAGCCGCGTCAAACTCCGGCGTCGTCCCGGCGCAGGTCGGGACCCATACCGCGGAATCTGTCGATTGCGGTCGGTATCAATATCGAACGACTGGTCTTCGCCAAATTGCTCCCTGTGGCTATGGGTCCCGGCCTGCGCCGGGACGACACTGGAGTATTTGGCGCGGCCGTGGCGTCTCGATAGCGGTCTTACGACTCGATCTTCACATATTCGAAATCGCCGGGCTTGTTGTCGATGCCGACTTTCGGCGGCGAGATCCAGGAGGCGAACTGGCCGATCTCGGTGACGGGCTGCATCAGGGAGGTGATGAAGTCGCCGTCGCTCTTCGAGGGCAGCCACTCGTCCTTGCGCCTGGCCCAGGTCGCGTCGTCGATCAAAATGCCGTCGGGCGTCGCGTGCACGTCCTTGAACTCGCCGATATGGCGGTGGAAGGCGACATTCGGCAGCGTCAGCTTGAAGTCATAGCCGGCGGTCGAGATCACCTTGTTCCAGCGCAGCATGCCCTTGACGCAATCCTGGCTGTAATCGTCGCGCAGGCGCATGTTGAGCGCGGTCAGCGCAGGCTCGTCGACCAGCTTGACCTCGCCGTTGATCAGCTTGAGCACCGGGTAGGTGGAGTTCTTGAGCTGGTGATCGTCCTCGATCTGGGTCTCGTGATAGCGGCCCTTGATGCCGGCATTGAAGGCGTTGGCGGCGTTGGTCGAGACCTCCGAGCCGAACAGGTCGAGCGACAGCGTGTAGTGCAGGTTCAGCTTCTTCTGGATCGTCGGCAGGTCGATGACGCCGAGCGCGCGGACTTTCGCGATATCGGTCGGATCGGTGATGCCGGCCGCCCTCATCGCATCGCAGGTACGCTGCACGACGCGGGTGATGCCGGTCTCGCCCACGAACATGTGATGCGCTTCCTCGGTCAGCATGAAGCGGCAGGTGCGCGACAGCGGATCGAAGCCCGACTGCGCCAGTGAGTGCAGCTGCATCTTGCCGTCGCGGTCGGTGAAGTAGGTGAACATAAAGAAGGACAGCCAGTCCGGCGTCGCCTCGTTGAAGGCGCCGAGCATGCGCGGCGCATCGGCATCGCCGGAGCGACGGCGGAGCAAATCGTCGGCTTCCTCGCGGCCGTCGCGGCCGAAATATTTCTGCAGCAGGTACACCATCGCCCAGAGGTGACGGCCTTCCTCGACATTGACCTGGAACAAATTGCGCATGTCGTAGAGCGAAGGCGCGGTCTTGCCGAGATGGCGCTGCTGCTCGACCGAAGCCGGCTCGGTGTCGCCCTGGATCACGATCAGTCGGCGCAGCATGGCGCGATGTTCGCCCGGGACCTCCTGCCAGGCGGGCTCGCCATAATGCTCGCCGAAGGGAACGACGCGGTTCTCTTCCTGCGGCGCAAGCAGAATGCCCCAGCGATATTCGGGCATGCGCACGTAGTCGAACTTGGCCCAGCCGCGCGGATCGACGGAATAGGCGGTGCGCAAATAGACCAGCGATTCCTGGAAGCCTTCCGGCCCCATGTCGCTCCACCAATCCATGTAGCCGGGATGCCAGCCTTCCAGCGCCTTCAGCACCTGGCGGTCTTCGGCGAGATTGACGTTGTTCGGAATCTTGGTCGAGTAGTCGACGTTCATGATGTTCATGTTCATGGCCGTGCTCCTTGGTCTCTTGTCCGGACGCTGCGTGGCGCGAAGCGGTGCGCTGCAGAGCCGGGACCCATTGCCTGTTCCGTTCTGGGTCCCGGTTCTGCGCAGCGGCACGTCGTGCCGCAGCGCGCCCGGGACACGAAAAGCTAGACCCGCGTCATATCGAATTTCGGCTTCTGGCCGCTGCCGTAGCGGCGCAGCGCGCCTTCTTCGCCGACCGCATTCGGGCGCTGGAAGATCCAGTTCTGCCAGGCGGTGAGGCGCGCGAAGATCTTTGATTCCATCGTCTCGGGGCCAACGAAGCGCAGGCTGGCTTCCATGCCGGTGAGGCTGTCGGGCGAGAAGCTGGCGCGCTCCTCCAGGAACACGCGGACCTCGTCGTCCCAATCGATGTCGTCGAGCGCGAAGGTGACGAGGCCGAGCTCTTCGGCCTGCTCGGCATCGAGCGCGGTGCCGAGCGTGGCTTCCGCCCGCTCCACATCGGCTGGATCGGCCTGGAAGCGCGATTCCAATCGCGTCAGACCGTGGCTCATCGGGTACGGACCGAAATTCATCGCCGACAATTCGATCGACGGCGGCGGCTGATTGTCGCCCTGGCGGGTGCCGATCAGCATGTAGGAGCGGTCGGCGGCGAAGACGAGCTCGGCCAGCGTGCCGGCAAAGCACGAGCCGGGCTCGACCAGCGTCACCAGCGTGCGCGAGGTGACGTCGATGCGCTTGAGCACGCGCTTCCAGTAATGCCTGATTTCGTTGACCAGCCAGTGCGCCTTGTTGGCCTCAAGGAAGGCATCGCTGGCGAGCACATGGGCGCGGGCGCCATGGCTCTTGAAGACGAGCATCGCGATCTCGAGCTCGTTGATGCGCAAATGCAGGATGGCGTCGTCGAGCTCGCGCGCGACCTGGAGCGGCCAGAACGAGGCGCCCTGCGCCATCATGCCGTCAATGTCGGCGGGCGGCGCCGTTTCCGGCGCCTTGATCGAGATGGTGGCGATGCGCGCGGCGCGGTCGATATCGACCGTGACGAAGCCATAGCGGATGCTGGTCTTGTCGATGACGCGCTTGAGCGGCGTCAGCGCGATGCCCTTGCCGCTGCCGGCGCGCTTCGATTTGCCTGCAAATTCCTTGGCGCGCTCGGCGATCCTGGCCTCTAACTTGGAGTTCGGCGCGATCTCGTCGACGAGACGCCACTGCACGGCGCGCTTGCCCTTCACGCCTTCCTCGATGGTGCAGAAGAAATCGGCGTGGTCGCGGCGCACCTTGCGCTTGTCGACGACGCGGGTGAGACCGCCGGTGCCCGGCAGCACAGCGAGCAGCGGCACTTCGGGCAAGGCGACGGCGGACGAGCCGTCGTCGGCGAGGATGATGTGATCGGTCGCGAGAGCCAGCTCGTAGCCGCCGCCGGCGGCGGAGCCGTTCACCACCGTGATGAAGCGCTGGCCGGAATTCTCGGACGAGTCTTCCATG
Coding sequences within it:
- a CDS encoding SDR family oxidoreductase, whose product is MFNDLFSLKGRIALVTGGSRGIGKMIAAGFLGAGAAKVYITARKAGPCEATAKELSAQYDGECIALPIDISTVEGCNKLAGEIIKLEPKLDILVNNAGAAWGAEFDEFPESGWDKVMDLNVKSLFFLTKALAEPLRAAASHERPAKVINIASVDGIFVNPSETYSYAASKAAVIHLTRRMATKLIKDNINVTAIAPGAFKSDMNRAARDHSDEVAKRIPSRRIGTDEDMAGVAIYLASRAGDYVVGNTIAVDGGVVYANAGLEIAG
- the boxC gene encoding 2,3-epoxybenzoyl-CoA dihydrolase, with the protein product MAGEDRRLAGGATFIDFQTEPSRYKHWKLAVDGDVATLTMDVDENGGLFEGYLLKLNSYDLGVDIELADAVQRLRFEHPEVKVVVMRSAKSRVFCAGANIRMLAGSTHAHKVNFCKFTNETRNGMEDSSENSGQRFITVVNGSAAGGGYELALATDHIILADDGSSAVALPEVPLLAVLPGTGGLTRVVDKRKVRRDHADFFCTIEEGVKGKRAVQWRLVDEIAPNSKLEARIAERAKEFAGKSKRAGSGKGIALTPLKRVIDKTSIRYGFVTVDIDRAARIATISIKAPETAPPADIDGMMAQGASFWPLQVARELDDAILHLRINELEIAMLVFKSHGARAHVLASDAFLEANKAHWLVNEIRHYWKRVLKRIDVTSRTLVTLVEPGSCFAGTLAELVFAADRSYMLIGTRQGDNQPPPSIELSAMNFGPYPMSHGLTRLESRFQADPADVERAEATLGTALDAEQAEELGLVTFALDDIDWDDEVRVFLEERASFSPDSLTGMEASLRFVGPETMESKIFARLTAWQNWIFQRPNAVGEEGALRRYGSGQKPKFDMTRV
- a CDS encoding polysaccharide deacetylase family protein, whose product is MRLLRNNVIRAGLGALYFSGAHHLLRPLLAGVGAIFMLHHVRPAREGAFRPNRHLEVTPDFLRAALRHLRAREIDIVSMDELHERLVQGRFGRRFAAFTLDDGYRDNRDYALPVLREFDAPATIYVASDFAEGKGRLWWTALEAVIAKAERIDVRMGHSALRLDASTPAAKQAAFDRLHDWLRALPGEHDLKREIEALCAAHGVDMEALCRSLCLSWDEVKRLASDPLVTIGAHTISHCNLARQSEEIAAQEMVVSRVRIENALEREVLHLAYPYGDREAAGTREFALAASAGFKTAVTTRPGMLFAENADHMTALPRVSLNGNYQDARILPVLTSGAATAMWNGFRRIAAA
- the boxB gene encoding benzoyl-CoA 2,3-epoxidase subunit BoxB yields the protein MNMNIMNVDYSTKIPNNVNLAEDRQVLKALEGWHPGYMDWWSDMGPEGFQESLVYLRTAYSVDPRGWAKFDYVRMPEYRWGILLAPQEENRVVPFGEHYGEPAWQEVPGEHRAMLRRLIVIQGDTEPASVEQQRHLGKTAPSLYDMRNLFQVNVEEGRHLWAMVYLLQKYFGRDGREEADDLLRRRSGDADAPRMLGAFNEATPDWLSFFMFTYFTDRDGKMQLHSLAQSGFDPLSRTCRFMLTEEAHHMFVGETGITRVVQRTCDAMRAAGITDPTDIAKVRALGVIDLPTIQKKLNLHYTLSLDLFGSEVSTNAANAFNAGIKGRYHETQIEDDHQLKNSTYPVLKLINGEVKLVDEPALTALNMRLRDDYSQDCVKGMLRWNKVISTAGYDFKLTLPNVAFHRHIGEFKDVHATPDGILIDDATWARRKDEWLPSKSDGDFITSLMQPVTEIGQFASWISPPKVGIDNKPGDFEYVKIES